From a region of the Citricoccus muralis genome:
- a CDS encoding DedA family protein, whose product MTPSNATASAAGSATGSTGEASYGWLGDIVVSIMEAIGPIGVALAVFAENLFPPIPSELILPLAGFTAAGGSFSPWEALIWATVGSVLGALMLYGLGAWLGRRRLYRIADWLPLVDIDDVEKTERWFNRYGYWTVLLGRMVPIFRSLISIPAGIERMNLWLFTLFTLIGSGIWNTIFVWAGFQLGDNWHLVSDYADVFSNLVLIAVIVFIVWWVTARILRNRRRAQDPNYVPPSADEAVARMEALLANSQQGRK is encoded by the coding sequence ATGACGCCTTCGAACGCCACCGCATCAGCCGCCGGATCCGCCACCGGGTCCACGGGCGAGGCCTCCTATGGCTGGCTCGGTGACATCGTCGTCTCGATCATGGAGGCCATCGGCCCGATCGGTGTGGCGCTCGCCGTCTTCGCCGAGAATCTCTTCCCGCCGATCCCCTCCGAACTGATCCTGCCCCTGGCAGGATTCACCGCTGCCGGCGGCTCCTTCAGCCCATGGGAGGCCCTGATCTGGGCCACCGTGGGCTCCGTGCTGGGCGCTCTGATGCTCTACGGGCTCGGCGCATGGCTGGGCCGCCGGCGGCTGTACAGGATCGCCGACTGGCTGCCGCTCGTGGACATCGATGACGTCGAGAAGACCGAGCGCTGGTTCAACCGCTACGGCTACTGGACCGTGCTGCTGGGCCGCATGGTTCCGATCTTCCGTTCGCTGATCTCCATCCCTGCCGGCATCGAGCGCATGAACCTGTGGCTGTTCACGCTCTTCACGCTGATCGGCTCCGGCATCTGGAACACCATCTTCGTCTGGGCGGGCTTCCAGCTCGGGGACAACTGGCACCTGGTGTCCGACTACGCGGACGTCTTCTCCAACCTCGTGCTGATCGCCGTGATCGTGTTCATCGTCTGGTGGGTGACCGCCCGCATCCTGCGCAACCGCCGGCGCGCCCAGGACCCGAACTACGTGCCGCCCTCGGCAGACGAGGCCGTGGCCCGTATGGAGGCCCTCCTCGCCAATTCCCAGCAAGGCCGCAAGTAA
- a CDS encoding YccF domain-containing protein: MNRPLNLILNIIWLVFGGLWLAVGYFLAGLICCILIVTIPFGIASFRIAGYALWPFGRVVVDTQPGMGVVTGLGNIIWFIVAGVWIAIGHVLTAIPMFISIIGIPLGIANLRMIPVSLLPLGKKVMDSGEARSLPQYLPAAQAGYR, encoded by the coding sequence ATGAACCGTCCCCTGAACCTCATCCTCAACATCATCTGGTTGGTCTTCGGCGGCCTGTGGCTGGCCGTGGGCTACTTCCTGGCCGGACTCATCTGCTGCATCCTCATCGTCACCATCCCCTTCGGCATCGCCTCGTTCCGGATCGCGGGGTACGCCCTATGGCCCTTCGGCCGCGTGGTGGTGGACACCCAGCCGGGCATGGGCGTCGTCACCGGCCTGGGGAACATCATCTGGTTCATCGTGGCCGGCGTCTGGATCGCCATCGGCCACGTGCTGACCGCCATCCCCATGTTCATCTCGATCATCGGCATCCCGTTGGGCATCGCCAACCTGCGCATGATCCCGGTCTCGCTCCTGCCCCTGGGCAAGAAGGTCATGGACTCCGGTGAGGCGCGCTCGTTGCCGCAGTACCTCCCAGCCGCCCAGGCCGGCTACCGGTAA
- a CDS encoding penicillin-binding transpeptidase domain-containing protein, with product MQNHQSTGRSRPLQPSSRSSHPHGSARFGRPAAVLGLSAALALTATGCFGNSRPAPQETATALAGAISSGGYSTVSLTPESEDVPEQLTEALADLEDVERNVSVASAEVDGEDNDRATATLTVDWQLAGDDSDTGSDAEADTDTESSASASDQASPATATEASASSEAGTASDRTWSYETTAEMQWDEEAQEWLVALTPETVVPRLAEGGIVNLTTVPAERGSILDGAGEELMMERDVAILGLDKAQLEADDPEALAEAARQVAEVAGVDEDAFVAQAEAAGERAFVQAITVRNNGDTEIPADQLLAIPGGRVLEDTAVLAPTRAFARDVLGTYGEPNAEQIEASGGELEAGVEVGLSGLQATWEDHLAGTPGVQITIDNPDQPDTRESGTDGSSSPNATSSTSSTTDATPSAPDGPVFSTDPVPGQDLASTLNRRVQEEAEAVVAASDVPAGLVALRPSDGQVLAAASSPEGWPVAVSGSYAPGSTFKVVTALAMLRSGMAPGDTVQCPETLNVGGMVVGNYDGYPDVSVGEIPFSEAFAESCNTVFVGAHEDISAADEAEAAQALGLATEPVTGLDSAFLGSIPDDSTGTEHAANLFGQGVVEASPLGMATVAASVAAGQTVRPLFVTDPAVEAPAAPESGVTAEEAEQLQALMAGVVETGTAEMLQAVPGAPVLAKTGTAQFVADGEDLAHTWLVAVHGDLAVALFFNEGLGGGHDNGPVVRDFLTAVEEIIPSEG from the coding sequence ATGCAGAACCACCAGTCAACGGGCCGCTCCCGTCCTCTCCAGCCGTCCAGCCGGTCCTCCCATCCTCACGGTTCCGCCCGCTTCGGCCGTCCGGCAGCAGTGCTCGGCCTCTCGGCCGCCCTGGCACTGACCGCCACCGGCTGTTTCGGCAACTCCCGCCCCGCCCCGCAGGAAACCGCCACGGCCCTGGCCGGTGCGATCTCCTCCGGCGGCTACTCCACTGTGTCCCTGACGCCGGAGTCCGAGGACGTCCCCGAGCAGCTCACCGAGGCGCTGGCGGATCTGGAGGACGTGGAGCGCAATGTCTCCGTGGCCTCTGCTGAGGTGGATGGCGAGGACAACGACCGTGCCACCGCCACCCTGACCGTCGACTGGCAGCTCGCCGGCGATGACTCTGACACTGGCTCAGACGCCGAGGCAGACACAGACACCGAGTCCAGCGCGAGCGCGAGCGACCAAGCCAGCCCAGCCACAGCCACCGAGGCCAGCGCAAGCAGCGAGGCCGGCACAGCCTCGGACCGGACCTGGTCCTATGAGACCACGGCCGAGATGCAGTGGGACGAGGAAGCCCAGGAATGGCTCGTGGCGCTGACCCCGGAGACGGTTGTGCCGCGACTGGCCGAGGGCGGCATCGTCAACCTCACGACTGTCCCCGCCGAGCGCGGCAGCATCCTCGACGGCGCGGGCGAGGAACTGATGATGGAACGGGACGTGGCCATCCTCGGGCTGGACAAGGCTCAACTTGAGGCGGATGACCCCGAGGCCCTGGCCGAGGCCGCCCGCCAGGTGGCCGAGGTTGCCGGGGTGGACGAGGACGCCTTCGTGGCCCAGGCCGAGGCCGCCGGAGAGAGGGCCTTCGTGCAGGCCATCACCGTGCGCAACAACGGGGACACCGAGATCCCGGCGGACCAGCTGCTGGCCATCCCGGGCGGGCGGGTCCTCGAGGACACCGCCGTCCTGGCTCCCACCCGCGCCTTCGCGCGGGACGTGCTGGGCACCTACGGTGAACCCAACGCCGAGCAGATCGAGGCCTCCGGCGGCGAGCTGGAGGCCGGGGTCGAGGTCGGCCTGTCCGGCCTGCAGGCCACGTGGGAGGACCACTTGGCCGGAACTCCCGGGGTGCAGATCACCATCGACAACCCGGACCAGCCGGACACCCGTGAATCCGGGACGGACGGCTCCAGCTCCCCCAACGCCACCAGTTCCACCAGCTCCACCACAGATGCCACGCCGTCGGCACCGGATGGGCCGGTCTTCAGCACCGATCCGGTCCCCGGCCAGGACCTGGCGTCCACGCTGAACCGGCGCGTGCAGGAGGAGGCCGAGGCCGTCGTCGCCGCCTCGGACGTGCCGGCCGGCCTGGTGGCCCTGCGTCCCTCGGATGGGCAGGTGCTCGCCGCGGCCTCCAGTCCTGAGGGGTGGCCCGTGGCCGTGTCCGGGTCCTACGCGCCGGGTTCCACCTTCAAGGTCGTCACCGCCCTGGCCATGCTGCGGTCCGGGATGGCCCCCGGGGACACGGTGCAGTGCCCGGAGACGCTCAACGTGGGCGGCATGGTGGTGGGCAACTATGACGGTTACCCGGATGTGTCCGTGGGCGAGATCCCGTTCTCCGAGGCCTTCGCCGAGTCCTGCAACACCGTCTTCGTGGGCGCCCACGAGGACATCAGCGCCGCTGACGAGGCCGAGGCCGCCCAGGCCCTGGGGCTGGCCACCGAGCCGGTGACCGGGCTCGATTCCGCCTTCCTCGGTTCCATCCCGGACGACTCCACCGGAACCGAGCACGCCGCTAACCTCTTCGGCCAGGGCGTCGTGGAGGCTTCCCCGCTGGGCATGGCCACCGTGGCCGCCTCGGTGGCCGCCGGGCAGACGGTCCGCCCCCTCTTCGTGACGGATCCGGCCGTGGAGGCCCCAGCCGCCCCGGAGTCCGGGGTCACCGCCGAGGAGGCCGAGCAGCTGCAGGCGTTGATGGCCGGGGTGGTGGAGACGGGCACCGCCGAGATGCTGCAGGCGGTCCCCGGTGCCCCCGTGCTGGCCAAGACCGGCACGGCGCAGTTCGTCGCCGATGGGGAGGACCTCGCCCACACCTGGCTGGTCGCGGTCCACGGTGACCTGGCGGTGGCCCTGTTCTTCAACGAGGGTCTCGGCGGCGGCCATGACAACGGGCCGGTGGTCCGGGACTTCCTGACCGCCGTGGAGGAGATCATCCCCTCGGAGGGATGA
- the trmB gene encoding tRNA (guanosine(46)-N7)-methyltransferase TrmB, whose product MSSEHPAPTQHAHGHNNRPDPELYRTEPVSFVRRGERLNPRRQKTWDRSHGKYIVDVPRDRATTSVAEGTDIDWGQVFGRTAPLVVDIGSGLGESTAQGAIDHPEWDFISVEVYTPGLAALLVRVEDKGLENVRGVQANAPEVLDRLLSAGGVQEIWVFFPDPWHKTRHHKRRLVSPAFADRVARALAPGGVLRLATDWSSYAVHMRSAMEAHPQLANAHPGRAAGEDSPLTRVRLEGRELEVGAQPIAPRTGSARAGVSEASSGAGLEDPVDHEGGWAPRFEGRPLTSFENKALRAGRLVFDLTYVRL is encoded by the coding sequence ATGTCCAGCGAACATCCCGCCCCCACGCAGCACGCCCACGGGCACAACAACCGCCCTGACCCGGAGCTCTACCGCACCGAGCCGGTGTCCTTCGTGCGCCGCGGCGAGCGGTTGAACCCGCGCCGCCAGAAGACGTGGGATCGTTCTCACGGCAAGTACATCGTGGATGTGCCCCGAGACCGCGCCACCACGTCCGTGGCCGAGGGTACGGACATCGACTGGGGCCAGGTCTTCGGCCGGACCGCGCCGCTCGTGGTGGACATCGGCTCCGGCCTCGGGGAGTCCACCGCCCAGGGGGCGATCGACCACCCGGAGTGGGACTTCATCTCCGTGGAGGTCTACACCCCCGGCCTCGCCGCCCTGCTCGTGCGGGTCGAGGACAAGGGCCTGGAAAACGTCCGCGGCGTCCAGGCCAACGCCCCCGAGGTCCTGGACCGCCTATTGTCCGCCGGCGGGGTGCAGGAGATCTGGGTGTTCTTCCCGGATCCGTGGCACAAGACCCGCCACCACAAGCGCCGCCTCGTCAGCCCGGCCTTCGCCGACCGCGTCGCTAGGGCACTGGCCCCGGGCGGCGTGCTGCGGCTGGCCACGGACTGGTCCAGCTACGCCGTGCACATGCGCTCGGCCATGGAGGCCCACCCGCAGCTGGCCAACGCCCATCCGGGCCGCGCCGCCGGAGAGGATTCTCCGCTGACCCGGGTCCGGCTGGAGGGCAGGGAACTGGAGGTCGGGGCACAGCCGATTGCCCCCCGCACCGGCTCGGCTCGTGCCGGGGTCAGCGAGGCGAGTTCCGGCGCCGGCCTGGAGGACCCCGTGGACCACGAGGGTGGCTGGGCACCTCGGTTCGAGGGCCGCCCGCTGACCAGTTTCGAGAACAAGGCGCTGCGCGCGGGGCGGCTCGTGTTCGATCTCACGTACGTCCGGCTCTAG
- a CDS encoding BCCT family transporter produces MPDTTPSPATPGLPKSPSENSGAVGMYPHDIHPGLVPGIGVDEQRNRFGLDKLVFGITGALIVAFVAWGVTSPESVSEVSAAAFGWSMTNAGWLLNITAIVALGAMLFIGFSRFGKIRLGRDDEEPEFSRFSWVAMMFGAGIGVGIFFFGPSEPLSHYLSPPPDTVAAGSDSALHQAMAQSHFHWGLHAWAMYALVGGAIAYASYRRGRVPLISSVFRSLFGARQTEGLAGKIVDIFAIIATLFGTAATLGLAAIQIGQGVEIISGAGPLGNNGLIIILAVLTAAFVISAVSGVARGIRYLSNINILMTLGLVLFVFIAGPTLFLLNLLPSGVMEYADEMFSMMGKSLSWGADTVDFQSVWTGFYWAWWIAWTPFVGVFIARISRGRTLREFVLVVMGVPTSILVFAFTIFGGAAIWMNRNGVEGTDGSASAESLLFTLFDQLPLSQITPFIVIAVLAIFFVTSADSASVVMGTMSSRGNPEPNKLVVVFWGLCMMGIAVVMLLVGGETVLTGLQNLTILIALPFSVILLLMVVAFLRDLSTDPEAIRRDYAKTAIKNAVRRGIEEHGDDFEISVREAPEGRGAGADFDSTSDQVTEWYQRTDEEGQPVDYDYETGTYADGWTPEGTEPLAATTSSTADASVDGASSQDQIADSGTQDRQPGRGTSTS; encoded by the coding sequence GTGCCCGACACCACCCCCTCCCCTGCCACACCCGGTCTGCCGAAGAGCCCGTCGGAGAATTCCGGTGCCGTCGGGATGTACCCGCACGACATCCACCCCGGACTGGTGCCAGGCATCGGTGTGGACGAACAGCGCAACCGCTTCGGCCTGGACAAGCTCGTCTTCGGCATCACGGGTGCCCTGATCGTGGCCTTCGTGGCGTGGGGCGTCACGTCACCGGAGTCCGTGTCCGAGGTCTCCGCCGCCGCCTTCGGGTGGTCCATGACCAACGCCGGCTGGCTGCTGAACATCACCGCCATCGTGGCCCTCGGGGCCATGCTGTTCATCGGCTTCAGCCGTTTCGGCAAGATCCGCCTGGGCCGTGACGACGAGGAGCCGGAGTTCTCCCGCTTCTCATGGGTGGCCATGATGTTCGGTGCGGGGATCGGCGTCGGGATCTTCTTCTTCGGTCCTTCCGAGCCCCTGTCCCATTACCTCTCTCCGCCGCCGGACACCGTGGCCGCCGGATCGGACTCCGCCCTGCACCAGGCCATGGCCCAGTCCCACTTCCACTGGGGCCTGCACGCCTGGGCCATGTACGCCTTGGTCGGCGGCGCCATCGCCTACGCCTCCTACCGGCGCGGCCGCGTCCCCCTGATCAGCTCGGTGTTCCGGAGCCTCTTCGGGGCTCGGCAGACCGAAGGACTGGCGGGCAAGATCGTCGACATCTTCGCGATCATCGCCACCCTCTTCGGCACCGCGGCGACGCTCGGACTGGCCGCCATCCAGATCGGCCAGGGCGTGGAGATCATCTCCGGAGCCGGACCCCTGGGCAACAACGGGTTGATCATCATCCTGGCGGTGCTCACCGCGGCCTTCGTCATCAGCGCCGTCTCCGGCGTGGCCCGCGGCATCCGCTACCTGTCCAACATCAACATCCTGATGACGCTGGGCCTGGTCCTGTTCGTGTTCATCGCCGGGCCCACCCTGTTCCTGCTGAATCTGCTCCCGTCGGGCGTCATGGAGTACGCGGACGAGATGTTCTCCATGATGGGCAAGTCCCTGTCCTGGGGTGCGGACACCGTGGACTTCCAGTCCGTCTGGACGGGGTTCTACTGGGCTTGGTGGATCGCCTGGACGCCCTTCGTCGGCGTCTTCATCGCCCGCATCTCCCGCGGCCGGACGCTGCGGGAGTTCGTCCTGGTGGTCATGGGCGTACCGACCTCCATCCTGGTCTTCGCCTTCACCATCTTCGGCGGCGCCGCCATCTGGATGAACCGCAACGGCGTGGAGGGCACCGATGGCTCGGCCTCCGCGGAGTCCCTGCTGTTCACCCTGTTCGACCAGTTGCCACTGTCCCAGATCACCCCCTTCATCGTGATCGCGGTGCTGGCCATCTTCTTCGTCACCTCGGCCGACTCGGCCTCGGTGGTGATGGGCACCATGTCCTCCCGCGGCAACCCAGAACCCAACAAGCTCGTGGTGGTCTTCTGGGGCCTGTGCATGATGGGCATCGCGGTGGTGATGCTGCTGGTCGGCGGCGAGACCGTCCTGACGGGCCTGCAGAATCTGACCATCCTCATCGCCCTGCCGTTCTCCGTCATCCTGCTGCTCATGGTGGTCGCCTTCCTGCGGGACCTGTCCACGGACCCCGAGGCCATCCGCCGCGACTACGCCAAGACGGCCATCAAGAACGCCGTGCGTCGCGGCATCGAGGAGCACGGTGACGACTTCGAGATCTCCGTGCGCGAGGCCCCCGAAGGTCGCGGCGCCGGTGCCGACTTCGACTCCACTTCTGATCAGGTCACCGAGTGGTACCAGCGCACCGACGAGGAGGGTCAGCCGGTCGACTACGACTACGAGACCGGCACCTACGCCGACGGCTGGACGCCGGAGGGCACCGAGCCTCTCGCCGCCACGACCAGCAGCACCGCCGACGCCTCCGTTGACGGGGCATCCAGCCAGGATCAGATCGCGGACTCCGGGACCCAGGACCGCCAGCCGGGCCGGGGAACGTCCACCAGCTGA
- a CDS encoding alpha/beta hydrolase, giving the protein MDPEDPADLADPAGPSTPAEPAESDGPDKPVTSVARRDIWDAAEREATRARLRADLRRRQSLGARQKSALDGLVHALKPGSMDRSYPERHLLAYDLGTALRPASAAIAVGEPTTASHLTWQVSGMGIFVHTAMWGSVREAGQLWAAQREAGAPLPCVVAWLGYNPPGPWGVLSGQSALRGGARLARHLDGWFDYRERLAASSALAAETGSSAGTGLPPAIAPGAGTGPAGVGPRARPAALPHTAVEAHSYGSVVAARALQILQRREPPRSLDALVVSGVVGLPRDLAGDPGKLGLTAEHIYLALAETDYLSRLGRLLSRRPRWTRFTPLDVGADDLRGLAGVVGHNTSRHRPDAGPIHRGFGYRDVGTTSLYRIARATAGLPLD; this is encoded by the coding sequence GTGGACCCCGAGGACCCCGCCGACCTCGCGGACCCTGCCGGGCCGTCAACGCCTGCCGAACCTGCCGAGTCTGACGGGCCGGACAAGCCGGTCACGTCGGTGGCTCGCCGGGACATCTGGGACGCCGCCGAGCGGGAGGCCACCCGGGCCCGACTCCGGGCGGACCTGCGACGTCGACAAAGCCTGGGCGCACGCCAGAAGTCCGCCCTGGACGGTCTGGTGCACGCCTTGAAACCCGGCTCCATGGACCGCTCCTACCCGGAGCGGCATCTGCTGGCCTATGACCTCGGCACGGCCCTGCGGCCGGCCTCCGCTGCCATCGCCGTGGGGGAGCCGACCACCGCCAGCCATCTGACCTGGCAGGTCTCCGGCATGGGGATCTTCGTGCACACGGCCATGTGGGGGTCCGTCCGGGAGGCCGGACAATTGTGGGCCGCCCAGCGGGAGGCCGGGGCACCATTGCCATGCGTGGTGGCCTGGCTCGGCTACAACCCGCCCGGCCCCTGGGGTGTGCTGTCCGGTCAGTCCGCCCTGCGTGGGGGAGCCCGGCTGGCCCGTCACCTGGACGGCTGGTTCGACTACCGCGAGCGGCTCGCTGCGAGCTCCGCGCTGGCCGCTGAGACCGGCTCGTCGGCTGGGACCGGCTTGCCCCCTGCAATCGCACCGGGCGCTGGGACCGGACCGGCCGGCGTCGGACCCCGGGCCAGACCGGCCGCACTTCCGCACACTGCCGTGGAAGCCCATTCGTACGGGAGCGTGGTGGCCGCGCGGGCCCTGCAGATCCTGCAGCGGCGCGAACCGCCGCGCAGCCTGGACGCGCTGGTGGTGTCCGGCGTGGTGGGTCTGCCCCGCGACCTGGCGGGGGATCCCGGGAAGCTGGGGCTGACGGCTGAGCACATCTACCTCGCCCTGGCGGAGACCGATTACCTGTCCCGGCTGGGGCGGCTGCTCTCGCGGCGGCCACGCTGGACCCGGTTCACACCGCTGGACGTTGGGGCGGATGACTTGCGTGGTCTCGCCGGCGTGGTCGGGCACAACACCTCGCGGCATCGGCCTGATGCCGGTCCGATTCACCGCGGCTTCGGCTACCGGGACGTGGGAACCACCTCGCTGTACCGCATCGCCCGTGCGACGGCGGGCCTGCCCCTCGACTGA
- a CDS encoding DnaJ C-terminal domain-containing protein, giving the protein MASQDWVDKDFYAVLGVSKDASEADIKKAYRKLARKYHPDQNPGDDAAEKKFKEVTEANSVLSDPEERQQYDAIRAMGSGARFSAPGSGAGGPAGGGFEDMFGGLFNTGADRGRSGPTTGDIPPEFADLFGGFGGRSGGFGGRPGGGGFGGPPTKGADRTASTSISFAGAMRGTTISLRAADGEVIDVRIPAGIKDGQKVRSRGKGSPGAAGAGDLIVTVSVKDHPFFHRDGNNLRVQVPISFDEAALGATIEVPTLDGSVRVKVPAGSSSGRVLRVKGRGVKSSKGSTPAGDLLVELQVEVPSSLSDDARAAVEAFAAATAGHHPRAGLAGKARL; this is encoded by the coding sequence ATGGCCTCACAGGATTGGGTGGACAAGGACTTCTACGCCGTCCTCGGTGTCTCCAAGGACGCCTCGGAAGCGGACATCAAGAAGGCCTACCGGAAGCTGGCCCGCAAGTATCATCCGGACCAGAACCCCGGTGACGATGCCGCCGAGAAGAAGTTCAAGGAGGTCACGGAGGCCAATTCCGTGCTCTCCGACCCGGAGGAGCGTCAGCAGTACGACGCGATCCGGGCGATGGGATCCGGAGCGCGGTTCTCCGCTCCCGGTTCCGGCGCGGGCGGCCCTGCCGGCGGCGGCTTCGAGGACATGTTCGGCGGACTGTTCAACACCGGAGCCGACCGCGGCCGTTCCGGGCCGACCACCGGGGACATCCCGCCTGAGTTCGCCGATCTGTTCGGTGGCTTCGGCGGCCGCTCCGGTGGTTTCGGCGGCCGGCCCGGCGGGGGCGGCTTCGGCGGGCCTCCGACCAAAGGCGCAGATCGCACTGCCAGTACGAGCATCTCCTTCGCCGGGGCGATGCGCGGCACCACCATCTCCCTGCGGGCGGCGGACGGCGAGGTCATCGACGTCCGGATACCCGCCGGCATCAAGGACGGCCAGAAGGTCCGGTCCCGTGGCAAGGGCTCGCCCGGGGCCGCCGGTGCCGGGGACCTGATCGTCACCGTCAGCGTGAAGGACCACCCGTTCTTCCACCGTGACGGCAACAACCTGCGCGTCCAGGTGCCCATCTCCTTCGATGAGGCTGCCCTCGGCGCCACGATCGAGGTGCCCACGCTGGACGGCTCCGTGAGGGTCAAGGTTCCCGCCGGCTCGTCCTCCGGTCGCGTGCTGCGCGTCAAGGGACGCGGCGTGAAGTCCTCCAAGGGCTCGACGCCGGCCGGAGACCTCCTGGTCGAGCTCCAGGTCGAGGTGCCCTCATCCCTGTCCGATGACGCCCGTGCCGCCGTGGAGGCCTTCGCCGCCGCGACGGCGGGACACCATCCGAGGGCGGGGCTGGCGGGCAAGGCCCGGCTGTGA
- a CDS encoding nucleotide exchange factor GrpE → MPNHGNEEDREREEPVSFQDKRRIDPMTGKVREPADQSAGDAAEDPANTDNDAGPAAADADGDALSQAEQILNSVADASDEGVTGAQDPELASATAREEELRNDLLRVQAEFVNYKRRVDRDRDVSKDNAIQSVLTALLPVLDDLDAARAAGDLTEGPFAAIATKFSSVLTGFGLERQDQDSLVGQPFDPARHEAMLRQPSQEIPEEHVVQVFRNGYLRGERVLRAAQVMVSAGEG, encoded by the coding sequence ATGCCGAACCACGGTAATGAAGAAGACCGCGAGCGCGAGGAGCCGGTGAGCTTCCAGGACAAGCGCCGGATCGACCCGATGACCGGGAAGGTCCGCGAACCGGCGGACCAGTCCGCCGGTGACGCCGCTGAAGACCCAGCCAACACTGACAACGACGCCGGCCCCGCTGCGGCGGACGCGGACGGAGACGCGCTCTCCCAGGCCGAGCAGATCCTCAACAGCGTCGCCGATGCCTCCGATGAGGGCGTCACCGGCGCCCAGGACCCGGAGCTGGCCAGCGCCACCGCCCGCGAGGAGGAGCTGCGCAATGACCTGTTGCGCGTCCAGGCCGAGTTCGTGAACTACAAGCGCCGCGTGGACCGGGACCGGGACGTGTCCAAGGACAACGCCATCCAGTCCGTCCTGACGGCTCTGCTGCCCGTGCTGGATGACCTGGACGCCGCGCGCGCCGCGGGTGACCTCACCGAGGGTCCCTTCGCGGCGATCGCCACCAAGTTCAGCTCGGTGCTCACCGGCTTCGGGCTGGAGCGGCAGGACCAGGACTCCCTGGTCGGCCAGCCGTTCGACCCGGCCCGCCATGAGGCCATGCTGCGCCAGCCGAGCCAGGAGATCCCGGAGGAGCACGTCGTACAGGTGTTCCGCAACGGCTATCTCCGCGGTGAGCGCGTCCTGCGCGCCGCCCAGGTGATGGTCTCCGCCGGCGAAGGCTGA